One genomic segment of Prochlorococcus marinus str. MIT 0919 includes these proteins:
- a CDS encoding phosphatidate cytidylyltransferase: protein MHSGLSSKRIVSGFVIGMFGLLIVLLGGWWFTFSLCVIVHLALLEFFRMAEFTGIRPATKTTLLACQLLLISTHLGIAKGLPGIASAGVLPLSGAAICGWLLLQPKTGSIADIAASIFGLFYLGFLPSYWIKLRNLVDYGLTTDLSPLIAHTSTFMSIGMAITLSTCLMIVACDIGSYFFGRSFGKHRLSPISPSKTIEGAIGGLFSAITVGAMSGLIFQWRLGLLAGALLGILVAFFALVGDLTESMMKRDAGLKDSGDVLPGHGGILDRIDSYLFTPAIVYHVFIFITSVIT from the coding sequence ATGCATTCTGGTCTCTCAAGTAAAAGAATTGTGAGTGGATTTGTTATAGGTATGTTTGGATTGTTAATAGTTTTGCTTGGAGGTTGGTGGTTTACTTTTTCTTTATGCGTAATAGTACATCTTGCTTTACTTGAATTTTTTAGAATGGCCGAATTTACTGGTATTCGACCAGCAACTAAAACTACTCTTTTAGCCTGTCAATTACTCCTTATTTCAACTCACTTAGGTATAGCTAAAGGACTCCCGGGGATTGCGTCTGCAGGTGTTTTACCACTTAGTGGTGCTGCTATATGTGGCTGGTTGCTTTTGCAACCAAAGACTGGTTCCATTGCAGACATTGCTGCATCGATATTTGGACTTTTTTATCTTGGGTTCCTGCCAAGCTATTGGATTAAATTAAGAAACCTTGTTGATTATGGCTTGACGACAGATCTTTCACCGTTAATAGCCCATACCTCTACATTTATGAGCATAGGAATGGCTATAACTCTTTCAACATGTTTGATGATTGTTGCATGTGATATTGGATCTTATTTCTTCGGCAGGAGTTTTGGGAAGCATAGGCTTTCCCCAATTTCTCCTTCTAAGACTATCGAGGGTGCAATTGGTGGGTTGTTTTCAGCTATTACAGTAGGTGCTATGTCAGGTCTGATTTTTCAATGGCGTTTAGGCTTGCTGGCTGGAGCTTTGCTAGGCATTCTGGTTGCTTTCTTTGCTTTGGTAGGAGATTTAACTGAATCGATGATGAAAAGAGATGCTGGATTGAAAGACTCAGGAGATGTTCTCCCTGGTCATGGTGGAATATTAGATAGGATTGATAGTTATCTCTTTACTCCAGCCATTGTTTACCATGTATTTATATTTATTACTTCAGTTATTACTTGA